The genomic DNA GCGCATGTAGCGCTCCCAGTAGCGCATCTGCTGCTCGAGCCCGGTGCGGCCGAGCTCCGGCCGGTCCAGAAATCCCAGGCCCAGCCGGCGCCAGTCGAGCGAGTGGATCTGCGCCATCGACTCGATCCCGCCCCACCAGATCCGCGCCTGGCTCTCGGGCGCAAGCTCCTTCAGCCAGCCCTCGAGCGGGTACGGCGGCCGGTCGGACGGAACGCGTCCGTCGACGCGGCCCATCACGTAGAACTTCGCGCCGAAGACGCCCTCGTCCTCCGTCTCGAGCCAGTAGACGCGGGGCACCGGGACGCCGGCCGGCGCGAGAAGCCGCATGCACTCGAACTGAAGCGTCAGGTCGTACTCGGGAAAGACCGCGAAGCCGGTCGGCGCGATGCGCGCCACGAGCGACGCCGTGCGGTGTCGGCCCGCCTCGGTCCAGGCCAGGTCGAAGAGCAGCGTCTCGTTCGAGAAGCCCGAGCTCTGCGGCGCGACGAGCCGCGAGACCTCCACCTCCGTCGCGTTCGGGAGCTTGCCGCGCAGCCAGCGGGTCAGGCTCGCGCGGGCGGAATCGAGATCGCGCTCCCAGGCGGTGGGCACCCGGCTCCTTCGTCTAGCGCCGCGGCAGTCCCAGCACGCGCTCGGAGATGATGTTGCGCTGGATCTCGCTCGTGCCTGCGAAGATCATCGGCCCGCGGCTCTGCAGCAGCCGCTGCGCCCAGCGGCCCGCCTCGGGCGAGCGGTACGACTTGCGCTCGAGCTGGCCGAACGCGCCTTCCTGATCGCAGCCGAGCTTCGCCAGCCGGTGGCCCATCTCGGAGTAGTAGAGCTTCTGCAGCGACGACTCCGGCCCCGGCTTCACGCCCTGCGCGAGCGCCGTGAGCGAGCGCAGCGAGTTCAGGCGCAGCACCTCGAGCTCGATCGCCGCCTGCGCGACGCGCTGTCGGTACACGCCGTCGCGATTGCGCCGCGTGCGGCGCGAGTCGTCGACGAGCTGCTCGAACTCGCGCCGGTAGCCGGCGTAGCGCGAGAGCGTGGATGCGCCGCGCTCGTAACCCAGAACGGTGTTGGCGATCTGCCAGCCCTGTGTCGGCGCGCCGACCAGATTTGCGACCGGCACCTCGACGTCCTTGAAGAAGCACTGCGAGAAGCCGCGCCCGCCGGTGATCTGCACCAGCGGCGCGACCTCGATCCCGGGCGTCTTCATGTCGATCAAGAGGAACCCGATGCCCTCGTGCTTGTCCGCCTTCG from Deltaproteobacteria bacterium includes the following:
- a CDS encoding phosphotransferase family protein, which codes for MPTAWERDLDSARASLTRWLRGKLPNATEVEVSRLVAPQSSGFSNETLLFDLAWTEAGRHRTASLVARIAPTGFAVFPEYDLTLQFECMRLLAPAGVPVPRVYWLETEDEGVFGAKFYVMGRVDGRVPSDRPPYPLEGWLKELAPESQARIWWGGIESMAQIHSLDWRRLGLGFLDRPELGRTGLEQQMRYWERYMRWVARGRPQPTIEAAWQWLVRNQPADESDSLVWGDARIGNVIFSADGAEPLAVLDWEMATHGNGEQDLAWAIFVDRHHSEGLGVPRLPGFPSYPETIARYEELSGRAAKHQEFYGIFAGYRFAVIMSRIAQQMVHYGVLPADSKFETDNMVTRLLAKDLGLAAPE
- a CDS encoding acyl-CoA dehydrogenase; amino-acid sequence: MDFTFSDAEQAYREKARAWIREHVPAWWRDADAHEFDEEDAMFEGVRRWHQDLYDAGYVGVTWPVEYGGQGRGHVENALLQEELVVQDAPPVTNGLGIGLCGPAIIHHGSEAQKKRFLRPMLRAEEMWCQGYSEPGAGSDLANLRTTAELRGDRWIVNGQKIWTSLAHRADWIFCLVRTDPKADKHEGIGFLLIDMKTPGIEVAPLVQITGGRGFSQCFFKDVEVPVANLVGAPTQGWQIANTVLGYERGASTLSRYAGYRREFEQLVDDSRRTRRNRDGVYRQRVAQAAIELEVLRLNSLRSLTALAQGVKPGPESSLQKLYYSEMGHRLAKLGCDQEGAFGQLERKSYRSPEAGRWAQRLLQSRGPMIFAGTSEIQRNIISERVLGLPRR